Proteins from a single region of Palaemon carinicauda isolate YSFRI2023 chromosome 1, ASM3689809v2, whole genome shotgun sequence:
- the LOC137646124 gene encoding uncharacterized protein — MESLHYENRMTRLNKSSHNHIFAAILRNKSYQNYNCAAILRNKSYHNHNCAAILRNKSYHNHNFAAILRNKSYHNHNCAAILRNKSYHNHNFAAILRNKSYHNHNFAAILRNKSYHNYNFAAILRNKSYHNYNFAAILRNKSYHNHNCAAILRNKSYHNHNFAAILRNKSYHNHNFAAILRNKSYHNYNFAAILRNKSYHNYNFAAILRNKSYHNHNFAAILRNKSYQNYNCAAILRNKSYHNHNCAAILRNKSYHNHNFAAILRNKSYHNHNCAAILRNKSYHNHNFAAILRNKSYHNHNFAAILRNKSYHNYNFAAILRNKSYHNHNCAAILRNKSYQNYNCAAILRNKSYHNHNCAAILRNKSYHNHNFAAILRNKSYHNHNCAAILRNKSYHNHNCAAILRNKSYHNHNCAAILRNKSYHNHNFAAILRNKSYHNHNCAAILRNKSYHNHNCAAILRNKSYHNHNFAAILRNKSYHNHNCAAILRNKSYHNHNCAAILRNKSYHNHNCAAILRNKSYHNHNCAAILRNKSYHNHNCAAILRNKSYHNHNCAAILRNKSYHNHNCAAILRNKSYHNHNFAAILRNKSYHNHNFAAILRNKSYHNHNFAAILRNKSYHNYNFAAILRNKSYHNHNCADILRNKSYHNYNCAAILRNKSYHNYNFAAILRNKSYHNHNFAAILRNKSYHNYNCAAILRNKSYHNYNFAAILRNKSYHNHNFAAILRNKSYHNHNFAAILRNKSYHNYNFAAILRNKSYHNHNFAAILRNKSYHNYNFAAILRNKSYHNHNFAAILRNKSYHNHNCAAILRNKSYHNHNFAAILRNKSYHNHNFAAILRNKSYHNHNFAAILRNKSYHNYNFAAILRNKSYHNHNCAAILRNKSYHNHNCAAILRNKSYHNHNFAAILRNKSYHNYNFAAILRNKSYHNYNFAAILRNKSYHNHNCAAILRNKSYHNHNFAAILRNKSYHNYNFAAILRNKSYHNHNCAAILRNKSYHNHNFAAILRNKSYHNHNFAAILRNKSYHNYNFAAILRNKPCDELN, encoded by the coding sequence ATGGAGAGCTTGCATTACGAGAACCGAATGACCAGGCTTAACAAATCTTCCCATAATCATATCTTCGCTGCCATTTTACGTAACAAATCTTACCAGAATTATAACTGCGCTGCCATTTTACGTAACAAATCTTACCATAATCATAACTGCGCTGCCATTTTACGTAACAAATCTTACCATAATCATAACTTCGCTGCCATTTTACGTAACAAATCTTACCATAATCATAACTGCGCTGCCATTTTACGTAACAAATCTTACCATAATCATAACTTCGCTGCCATTTTACGTAACAAATCTTACCATAATCATAACTTCGCTGCCATTTTACGTAACAAATCTTACCATAATTATAACTTCGCTGCCATTTTACGTAACAAATCTTATCATAATTATAACTTCGCTGCCATTTTACGTAACAAATCTTACCATAATCATAACTGCGCTGCCATTTTACGTAACAAATCTTACCATAATCATAACTTCGCTGCCATTTTACGTAACAAATCTTACCATAATCATAACTTCGCTGCCATTTTACGTAACAAATCTTACCATAATTATAACTTCGCTGCCATTTTACGTAACAAATCTTATCATAATTATAACTTCGCTGCCATTTTACGTAACAAATCTTACCATAATCATAACTTCGCTGCCATTTTACGTAACAAATCTTACCAGAATTATAACTGCGCTGCCATTTTACGTAACAAATCTTACCATAATCATAACTGCGCTGCCATTTTACGTAACAAATCTTACCATAATCATAACTTCGCTGCCATTTTACGTAACAAATCTTACCATAATCATAACTGCGCTGCCATTTTACGTAACAAATCTTACCATAATCATAACTTCGCTGCCATTTTACGTAACAAATCTTACCATAATCATAACTTCGCTGCCATTTTACGTAACAAATCTTACCATAATTATAACTTCGCTGCCATTTTACGTAACAAATCTTACCATAATCATAACTGCGCTGCCATTTTACGTAACAAATCTTACCAGAATTATAACTGCGCTGCCATTTTACGTAACAAATCTTACCATAATCATAACTGCGCTGCCATTTTACGTAACAAATCTTACCATAATCATAACTTCGCTGCCATTTTACGTAACAAATCTTACCATAATCATAACTGCGCTGCCATTTTACGTAACAAATCTTACCATAATCATAACTGCGCTGCCATTTTACGTAACAAATCTTACCATAATCATAACTGCGCTGCCATTTTACGTAACAAATCTTACCATAATCATAACTTCGCTGCCATTTTACGTAACAAATCTTACCATAATCATAACTGCGCTGCCATTTTACGTAACAAATCTTACCATAATCATAACTGCGCTGCCATTTTACGTAACAAATCTTACCATAATCATAACTTCGCTGCCATTTTACGTAACAAATCTTACCATAATCATAACTGCGCTGCCATTTTACGTAACAAATCTTACCATAATCATAACTGCGCTGCCATTTTACGTAACAAATCTTACCATAATCATAACTGCGCTGCCATTTTACGTAACAAATCTTACCATAATCATAACTGCGCTGCCATTTTACGTAACAAATCTTACCATAATCATAACTGCGCTGCCATTTTACGTAACAAATCTTACCATAATCATAACTGCGCTGCCATTTTACGTAACAAATCTTACCATAATCATAACTGCGCTGCCATTTTACGTAACAAATCTTACCATAATCATAACTTCGCTGCCATTTTACGTAACAAATCCTACCATAATCATAACTTCGCTGCCATTTTACGTAACAAATCTTACCATAATCATAACTTCGCTGCCATTTTACGTAACAAatcttatcataattataatttcgcTGCCATTTTACGTAATAAATCTTACCATAATCATAACTGCGCTGACATTTTACGTAACAAATCTTACCATAATTATAACTGCGCTGCCATTTTACGTAATAAATCTTATCATAATTATAACTTCGCTGCCATTTTACGTAATAAATCCTACCATAATCATAACTTCGCTGCCATTTTACGTAACAAATCTTACCATAATTATAACTGCGCTGCCATTTTACGTAATAAATCTTATCATAATTATAACTTCGCTGCCATTTTACGTAACAAATCCTACCATAATCATAACTTCGCTGCCATTTTACGTAACAAATCTTACCATAATCATAACTTCGCTGCCATTTTACGTAACAAATCTTATCATAATTATAACTTCGCTGCCATTTTACGTAATAAATCTTACCATAATCATAACTTCGCTGCCATTTTACGTAACAAATCTTATCATAATTATAACTTCGCTGCCATTTTACGTAATAAATCTTACCATAATCATAACTTCGCTGCCATTTTACGTAACAAATCTTACCATAATCATAACTGCGCTGCCATTTTACGTAACAAATCTTACCATAATCATAACTTCGCTGCCATTTTACGTAACAAATCCTACCATAATCATAACTTCGCTGCCATTTTACGTAACAAATCTTACCATAATCATAACTTCGCTGCCATTTTACGTAACAAATCTTATCATAATTATAACTTCGCTGCCATTTTACGTAATAAATCTTACCATAATCATAACTGCGCTGCCATTTTACGTAACAAATCTTACCATAATCATAACTGCGCTGCCATTTTACGTAACAAATCTTACCATAATCATAACTTCGCTGCCATTTTACGTAACAAATCTTACCATAATTATAACTTCGCTGCCATTTTACGTAACAAATCTTATCATAATTATAACTTCGCTGCCATTTTACGTAATAAATCTTACCATAATCATAACTGCGCTGCCATTTTACGTAACAAATCTTACCATAATCATAACTTCGCTGCCATTTTACGTAACAAATCTTATCATAATTATAACTTCGCTGCCATTTTACGTAATAAATCTTACCATAATCATAACTGCGCTGCCATTTTACGTAACAAATCTTACCATAATCATAACTTCGCTGCCATTTTACGTAACAAATCTTACCATAATCATAACTTCGCTGCCATTTTACGTAACAAATCTTATCATAATTATAACTTCGCTGCCATTTTACGTAATAAACCATGTGATGaattaaactag